The genomic region CGGTGGCCTCGCTGATGAGGAGGTGGGCGTGGTCGACGGTCTCGCCCTGGGCGCCGTAGACGGTGGTGGCGTAGGCGAGCTGGACGTGCTGGCGCACGTAGGGGGCGGGCAGTGTGCGCTCACCGCCGCGCCCCTGCACAAGGAGGCCGCCGCTGTCGTCGGTACCGGTCACTGTCCAGGTGTCGCGGTTGGCGACGCCGAGGTCGCGGTTGTTGTGGCGGGTGGTGATGCGGTCGCCGGGAGTGATGTGTTCGCCGGCCGCGGTGGTCACCGCCCCGAGGGCGGTGGTCTCGCCGCTGGCCAAGCGTTGGTCGCGGATCGCGGCGCTGAGGTCGCGGACGTGGTCGCGGGTATCGGCGATGACCAGGGCGCCGTCATCGGTCCCGGCGAGGGCAGCTAGTCGTTCCACTTCGGTGGGGTGGACCTGGATCAGACCGCGTTGGTGCAGGGCGTCGAAGACCTCTCCTGGGGTGCTGCCGGTCCGCATGAGCAGAGTGAGGTCGGCGTAGGTGGGGTCGCTGAAGCGGTGCACGGTGTCCAGCTCGAGGCGTGCCTCGGGGCGTGCCCAGCGGGCGGCGTGGTCCAGGACACCGCCGCGGCCCACGGCGGGGAGCTGGTGGCGGTCGCCGACGAACGCGACCCGCGCGCCTGCCTCGTCGGCAACATTGAGGAGTGCGCGGGCGGTGTTCTGGTCGAGCATCCCGGCTTCGTCGACGAGCAGGACGTCGCCGGGCAGAAGGCGCGCAGTCGCGCCGGGTTGCGTCTCGATGCGGGTCCAGTGGCCGTCGTTGTCCCAGCGGTAGCCGTGCTGGTGGATCAGCCAGGCCGCGGAGTAGGCGTGGGTGCCGAGCTGGTCCTGGGCGACGCGGGCTGCCTTCAGGGTCGGGGTGACGACGACCAGTCGATGCTCGCTCATCTCGAGCAGCTCGCGTGCGGCCGCCAGGGTGGTGGTCTTCCCGGCGCCGGCGGCTCCCTCGATGACCAACAGCGTGCTGGTGCCGGCCAGGGCGGCGACGACCTGTTGTTGGGCGTCGTCGAGACGGTGCCCGGCGACCGTGCCGCCGACCCGGGCAGCGGCTACCGGCTGCGCGGCGCGTCCCGCGAGACGGGTGACCAGATCGGCCTCGACACCAAGAACGTCGCGGGAGGTGAGCGCCCGGACGTGCTCGGGCACGTCGTCGCGGGCCAGCAGCGGCACGCACCGAACGAATGCCCGCCCGGTGAGGTACTCGGCGAGCTCACGTCGCACGGGTGCGGAGGCGACGACGCCGACCGCGGCGACGATCCGCTCCACCTCGCCGCGGATATCGGCGGTGTTCCAGTTCGACCGGCGCGCTCCTAGCCGCGTCAGCACCAGGTCGACGACCCGGTCACGGTTGACCCGGCCGATCGGCGTACCCAGCGCTGCACCGTCGACGGCCAGGGCTTTTGGCGGGTGTGCGGGAGTGAACCCCAGCTCGCGGAGCTCCTCGACCCACCGGTGTCCGAGGTCGGCGCCATCGGTGGGCACAACCTTGTCGGGCCGGGCCTGGGACCAGGCGCGACGGTCCCAGATGCGCCGCAGCGACGGACCGGGCTCCTGGCCGGGATGCTCGCTTCGCCACTGGGCCTCGTACCGGTCGATGTTGCGGGTGATCTGCGCGGCACGGGCACTGAACGCACCCGCATACGGGGCGAGCTCGACGATCTCGCCGGACTCGGGGGCGAGGGAGTAGCCGTGCGCCGCCAGTGCCTGCCGGAACTCGGGGTCGCACATCACGGCGGCGTGTCCGATCCCGTTGATGGTCTCGATGCTGTCGACCACACCCACCGAGTGAAGCCCTCGCCACCCGCCGGCCGCGAAGACGCGGGCGTTGATCTGCAGGTGGAGGTGACGGTGCGGGTCACCGGCCCGGGAGGTGTAGTGCCGCACGACGGCGGCCTCGAGTTTCTCCACCGGGACCTGCACCTGCCGGCTCCTTGGCCCGACGCGGGTGGTGGCGTGCTCGGCGAGCCAGCCGATGATCTCGGTCGCGGCCTTCTCCTGCCCGGCGTCGTACGCGGCGGCGATCTCGGGGTGCAGCGCCGCAGCGAGCGACCAGGTCTTCGGACCATTCACGACGACCTCGACGAACCGCAGCCCGCGCTGATCCGTGCGGAGCCGACCCTTCGCAATGCCGGTCTCGACGTCGTAGCCCGCGACCCACCGCTCATAGGCGTCGCCGTCCAGCGTCCCCCCATCCTGAACTGCGACAACACCACGTCCCCCCACCACCGGGGGAGCCGTGGCGACGTACCTGGTCGCGACCCCGGTGCCCTCGGCGAGGTAATAGTCATCGACCCGGGAGCGGTCCGCCTCCACGTACGACCTCGCTGCGGAAGCGGACCCGCGGTAGAACTTCACCCCACCGTGCACTCGCCGTCACCGCCCGTCAGCCGTCGTCACATAGCCTTGAAATGACTCACGGCCCACCCCGAGGGGCGGACCGATCTACGGATCTTCGTAGCATGCGTGCCGCTCGGATTGAAGGCTCGAGACGGGTGCTCGGAGCGGCACGTTCAGGACTCGTCCGTCCTCATCAAGGGATGTCACTGGCGTTCGAGTTGATGGTGTCGTGGGTCGGTGATCGAAGCTGTTGGCGAAGAGAGGCACGAGGACCTGACGGTGTCCGCAGGGCGCTCGACTGGGCGCCCGGCCATGTGCACGGATCCGCCGATGATCGGGGCCTGGACCGAGTGGCTCGATCACAGCCGCTGGATCCAGGGGGCCTTGGCAGGGTCCTTTGAAGTGCGTCTCTGAGCCAACTGCGACGACGGTCCTTCAGGTGGGGCGTTGTCGAAGTCGATCTGGTCCTTCGGGCGCAAGCCCTTCGACTTGTGGAGCAACTGGATCTCGGGCTGTAAGTACGAAATGCCGTCCTGCACCCAGAGCGCCCGGTTCATGGGCATGGGAAGCGACCCGTGGCGTTTATTGACCCACTCCTCGGGCGACCCCGGCGCTAGCAGGATGTCGAACTCCCACGCCGCTATCGCTGCGCGGCGGGTCCACACCTGGCCACAGCCGATGGGAAGGACCGCCTCTGGCTCCGCTTCGGGCTTATCGTCAGGCAGTGGCGGACGAAGTGCGCCGTCCGCAGCAGTCCAGACGTCGAGACTGCCGGCGAGGTGTGCGCGCAGCTTTAGGAGGTACGTCCTCAGAACACTGGCGTCGGTGTCCTCGTGGGCTCGTCTGAAGCCGGTGACTGTTCCAGCGCCACCCTCCAGCCACCCACCAGACCCCCGGGGTCCTGCGCGAAGAGGTCAGCCACCTCGCGCGGAGTGTGTGCTGCCCATGGGCCGTACTACCGCTCGTTCGCTGATTCCCACCTCGGGACCGCACTGAAAGAGGTGGCACCAGGATCGCCGAAGCGCACTCTTCTGCCGCCCGTCGCTGGACCGCACATGCCGATGTGAATGGCCGTCCGCCGCGCGCGCATTCCGCTCGCGCGCGTGCGGTAAAAGGGTGGTCAACCCCCGCCAACGGCGCCCGCGGTCTCGACCAGAGCGGCGCGCAGGGCTTCGCGGGCAGCGGAGTAGCGACCGCGCGCGGTCGAGGGGTTGAGGCCGAGGAGCTCGGCGGCCTCGGCCAGGCTAAGCCCATCCCAGTGCACCAGCATGATGAGCTCCCGATGCGCCACCCCGAGGTCGCGCACAGCGGCCTGGACGGACAGCGCCTCCGCGTGATCCGGCTCGTGACCGTCCGTCAAGTGGTGCCGGATGCGATCTGCCAGCGCCGCTCGTCGCCGCGACGACCTGCACTGGTTCGCCAACACGTGAGCGGCAATCGTGAACAACCACATACGGCGTCGCTCGGGCACTTGCGGCAGCGAGTCGACACGCCGCCATGCCTGAAGCATCACCTCGGCCAGCAGGTCCGCAGCATCCTCGCGCACCAGCACGCGTCGCTCGAAGTAGGCCAGCAGGTCAGCCGAGGTCGCCTCCAGCGCCGCGCTCAGCGAGTCGGCGCTCACTCGGCGCACCCGCTCGAGCTGCCGACGCCGGCGAGGATCACATGGGGATCCATCCCGAGACCCTCCAGGTGGACCGTGAGGTCGCGGACGACCTTGCGGGAGATCGCGTGCATCTCGAGGTCGTCTCCGACCAAGAGCGGCTGGGCCTCCTCGGGAGCAGCGTCAGCGATGATGCGACGCTGCACAGCGTCGAACTCCTCGACCGTGGCTTCCCGATCGATGGCGTCGAAGTCGTAGTCAGCCAAGTACTGGCGCGCTCCCTCAGCAACCTCATCCTGCTCGGAGGCGCTGGGCCAAGCCGTCCGGGCCATCCATGATCATCGCGGGCTCGCCGCTGGCAGCGTCCTCCGGACCCACAGGCTGGACCGCGAACTCCATCTCGCATGAGTCACCTGAGGACGTACTGGTGAACCACAGCACGCCGTTGTTGATCACTGCGGCCGCGCCCACCGTGCCTAGGCCGAGTACGCCGGCAGCGATACCCGCGGCGACCGTCAGGCGCATGGGCCGACGCATGCGAGACCGAGGTCCGCTGGCGCGAGTCATCGCGCGCAAGTCTTCGTCGAGTTCGGGGCTTCGCGGCGTCACCATCGGCGCCGAACGAGCAAGCAGGTCATCAAGGTTCATCGGGGTGTGCTCCTTCGTCTGAGTTACAACCCCTACATGTCCGGACCACCATGATGTGTCCACCACCTCCGCCGACCATCGCGGGGACCGGCATGGAAACCCTCGTCCGAGCGTGACAGGCTGATCTGGCCCCACTGTGACGGCCTGATCTGGCCCCACCTGCGACACGCCGGGGCGGTTGTGACGGCTTGATTTGGCCCCACCCCTCGACGGTGATCCCGGAAGGGTTCATCTCGTGGAAGGGGCAAGGGGTGGTGTCAAGGGTGGAAGTGTTCGCGGCGATCCGCAGGGACGCGCGCGTGGAGGGGGCTGTCGATCCGACAGCTCGCTGTGAAGCATCGTGTTCATCGGCGTACCGTTCGGCAGGCGCTCGCGTCGGCGGTCCCGCCTCCGCGGAAGACGCAGGTCCGCACCTCGACGGTCCTGGAGCCATTCAAGCCGGCGATCGATGAGATGCTCCGCTCGGACGTGACCGCACCCAGGAAGCAGCGGCACACCGTCCGCCGGATCCTGGCCCGGCTGGTCGACGAGCACGGCGCTCAGGTGTCGTATTCGACCGTGCGGGACTACGTCGCACGTCGCCGACCGGAGATCTGGGCCGAAGCCGGAAAGGCAGTCGACCAGGCGTACGTGCCGCAGACCCACGAACCCGGAGCGGAAGGCGAGGTCGACTTCGCCGACCTATGGATCATTCTGG from Nocardioides sp. dk884 harbors:
- the mobF gene encoding MobF family relaxase — protein: MEADRSRVDDYYLAEGTGVATRYVATAPPVVGGRGVVAVQDGGTLDGDAYERWVAGYDVETGIAKGRLRTDQRGLRFVEVVVNGPKTWSLAAALHPEIAAAYDAGQEKAATEIIGWLAEHATTRVGPRSRQVQVPVEKLEAAVVRHYTSRAGDPHRHLHLQINARVFAAGGWRGLHSVGVVDSIETINGIGHAAVMCDPEFRQALAAHGYSLAPESGEIVELAPYAGAFSARAAQITRNIDRYEAQWRSEHPGQEPGPSLRRIWDRRAWSQARPDKVVPTDGADLGHRWVEELRELGFTPAHPPKALAVDGAALGTPIGRVNRDRVVDLVLTRLGARRSNWNTADIRGEVERIVAAVGVVASAPVRRELAEYLTGRAFVRCVPLLARDDVPEHVRALTSRDVLGVEADLVTRLAGRAAQPVAAARVGGTVAGHRLDDAQQQVVAALAGTSTLLVIEGAAGAGKTTTLAAARELLEMSEHRLVVVTPTLKAARVAQDQLGTHAYSAAWLIHQHGYRWDNDGHWTRIETQPGATARLLPGDVLLVDEAGMLDQNTARALLNVADEAGARVAFVGDRHQLPAVGRGGVLDHAARWARPEARLELDTVHRFSDPTYADLTLLMRTGSTPGEVFDALHQRGLIQVHPTEVERLAALAGTDDGALVIADTRDHVRDLSAAIRDQRLASGETTALGAVTTAAGEHITPGDRITTRHNNRDLGVANRDTWTVTGTDDSGGLLVQGRGGERTLPAPYVRQHVQLAYATTVYGAQGETVDHAHLLISEATGAAAAYVGMTRGRHHNTAHLVAETTDDARAQWIDVFSRDRADLGPGHAAQTAADDIDRYGPPARPRAPEGGVPTPHEGRRHAPRPVRTTPRSDRPRGISR
- a CDS encoding RNA polymerase sigma factor, translating into MSADSLSAALEATSADLLAYFERRVLVREDAADLLAEVMLQAWRRVDSLPQVPERRRMWLFTIAAHVLANQCRSSRRRAALADRIRHHLTDGHEPDHAEALSVQAAVRDLGVAHRELIMLVHWDGLSLAEAAELLGLNPSTARGRYSAAREALRAALVETAGAVGGG